One Ethanoligenens harbinense YUAN-3 genomic window carries:
- a CDS encoding DUF4363 family protein → MNKLKVVAIILILVIAVIAAGQYYLAVSTHSMVNAVETAQAAYHRNGDSPDTQKKMRQFFSLWQKNSRILPMMIDHREIDIVNTSVAKLPAYLENNETSEFDAECDILKMQLAHLWYVEKINWENIL, encoded by the coding sequence GTGAACAAACTGAAGGTTGTTGCGATCATCCTGATTCTGGTCATCGCCGTGATTGCCGCCGGCCAATATTATCTGGCCGTGAGCACCCATTCCATGGTGAACGCCGTGGAAACCGCGCAGGCCGCATACCACCGGAACGGCGATTCGCCCGATACCCAGAAAAAGATGCGGCAGTTTTTCTCCCTGTGGCAGAAAAACAGCCGCATCCTTCCCATGATGATCGACCACCGCGAAATCGATATCGTGAACACCTCGGTCGCCAAACTTCCCGCTTATCTGGAAAACAACGAAACCTCAGAATTTGATGCCGAATGCGATATTTTGAAAATGCAACTGGCACATTTGTGGTATGTTGAAAAAATTAACTGGGAAAACATTCTTTAA